In a genomic window of Gloeocapsopsis dulcis:
- a CDS encoding chromophore lyase CpcT/CpeT, which produces MNLSSELTALAQYLTGEFTNQEQAIAEPAWYVHLRLWHQPVSLFTEDSFTLFAEQANILKLDQPYRQRLIRIQQFPGKASLQVQYYMPKNPTALRGAGANPAILKSLTPDQFELLPGCLLDVTANQLERDCAFLSAEGDRYHFKATLPPDRRCCFSYAGNTVQVSIGFEATPEEFLSYDKGIDSTTGKATWGAILGPYRFRKVK; this is translated from the coding sequence ATGAATTTATCATCTGAGCTAACGGCACTAGCACAATACCTGACAGGGGAATTTACGAATCAAGAACAAGCGATCGCTGAACCAGCTTGGTATGTTCACTTACGTCTTTGGCATCAACCAGTATCCTTGTTTACTGAAGACAGCTTTACGCTATTTGCCGAACAAGCCAATATACTAAAACTCGATCAACCCTATCGACAACGCTTGATCCGCATCCAACAGTTCCCTGGTAAGGCATCATTACAAGTGCAATACTATATGCCGAAAAATCCTACTGCTTTACGCGGTGCAGGTGCTAACCCTGCAATTCTTAAAAGCCTTACACCCGATCAGTTTGAATTACTTCCAGGCTGTCTTCTCGATGTCACTGCGAATCAATTAGAACGCGATTGCGCTTTTCTCAGCGCCGAAGGCGATCGCTATCACTTTAAAGCCACGCTACCACCAGATCGCCGCTGCTGTTTTTCCTACGCTGGCAATACTGTACAAGTCTCAATCGGCTTTGAAGCTACTCCAGAAGAATTTTTAAGCTACGACAAAGGAATTGACTCCACCACTGGTAAAGCCACCTGGGGAGCCATTCTTGGACCATATCGTTTTCGTAAAGTAAAATAA
- the cobW gene encoding cobalamin biosynthesis protein CobW encodes MAPKIPVTIVTGFLGSGKTTLIRNLLQNNQGRRIAVLVNEFGELGIDGELLKSCQICPEDSDSTDNIVELTNGCLCCTVQEEFLPTMQQLLQRRDSIDCILIETSGLALPKPLVKAFRWHEIRNAATVDAVITVVDCAAVAAGTFASDPEAVERDRQADPNLEHETPLQELFEDQLACADLVILNKTDLVDTATQTEIIDLVQQELSRVVKIVSATHGQLDIDVLLGFNAAVEDDLAARPSHHDTEEHDHDDEITSTHVILNRKFEPQKLQQQLQALVQEQEIYRIKGFVAVPNKPMRLVLQGVGGRFEQFYDRMWQPEEPQQTKLVFIGRNLKTDAIELHLNVLSGNK; translated from the coding sequence ATGGCACCTAAAATCCCTGTCACTATCGTTACCGGCTTCTTAGGCAGCGGTAAAACAACTTTAATTCGTAACCTACTACAAAATAACCAAGGTAGACGGATCGCTGTTTTGGTCAATGAATTTGGCGAACTGGGCATTGATGGTGAATTGTTGAAATCCTGTCAAATTTGCCCTGAAGACAGTGACAGCACCGATAATATTGTGGAATTAACTAATGGTTGCTTGTGCTGTACGGTACAGGAAGAGTTTTTACCGACAATGCAGCAGCTATTACAGCGGCGTGACAGCATTGACTGTATCCTAATTGAAACTTCAGGTTTAGCCTTACCCAAGCCCCTTGTTAAAGCTTTTCGTTGGCATGAAATCCGCAATGCTGCCACAGTGGATGCGGTAATCACAGTCGTAGATTGTGCCGCAGTCGCCGCTGGAACTTTCGCCAGCGATCCAGAAGCAGTCGAACGCGATCGCCAAGCCGATCCTAATTTAGAACACGAAACTCCCCTACAAGAATTATTTGAAGATCAGCTTGCTTGTGCTGACTTGGTAATTCTCAATAAAACTGACTTGGTTGATACTGCAACACAAACCGAAATTATCGACTTAGTCCAACAAGAGTTATCCAGAGTCGTCAAAATCGTTTCTGCAACTCACGGACAACTTGACATCGATGTTCTCCTCGGATTTAATGCCGCAGTAGAAGATGATTTAGCTGCGCGTCCTAGTCATCATGATACCGAGGAACACGACCACGATGATGAAATTACTTCGACTCACGTTATCCTAAACCGTAAATTTGAACCACAAAAGCTACAACAACAACTGCAAGCTTTGGTGCAAGAACAAGAAATTTATCGTATCAAAGGCTTTGTCGCTGTACCGAATAAACCAATGCGTTTGGTCTTACAAGGAGTAGGAGGACGCTTTGAACAATTCTATGACCGGATGTGGCAACCAGAAGAACCGCAACAAACAAAGTTAGTTTTTATTGGGCGTAATTTGAAGACAGATGCAATTGAGTTGCACTTAAATGTGCTTAGCGGTAATAAGTAA
- a CDS encoding glycosyltransferase family 39 protein has product MPLSSLIKQWIINFSSVFFDLNFNHTNAYLTIPILILEIYSIYFVCQKSPQQVWLFILTLVGFTAIALALPDLLWGGRRSSVSRYLIPCYLGIHLAVAYLITTQIISASFSQRKIWQIITAMLISGGVISCAISSQAVVWWNKYDSYDNPQIARIINQADHPLLISDPGVSFGYILSLSYLLVPEVQLLLFSEPSVTEISTDAQNIFLYRPSQKLRNQLEKRYTVVPIQEYNNFWRLER; this is encoded by the coding sequence TTGCCTTTGTCATCTTTAATAAAGCAATGGATTATTAATTTTAGTTCAGTTTTTTTTGATTTAAATTTCAATCATACCAATGCTTACTTAACTATACCTATTCTAATTTTGGAGATATATTCGATATATTTTGTTTGCCAAAAATCTCCACAACAGGTTTGGCTATTTATTCTGACATTAGTTGGGTTTACAGCAATAGCTTTAGCCCTACCAGATTTACTTTGGGGAGGGCGAAGATCGAGCGTTAGTCGATATTTAATACCTTGCTATTTAGGTATTCATCTAGCTGTTGCTTACTTAATTACAACTCAAATAATTTCTGCTAGTTTTTCCCAACGAAAGATCTGGCAAATAATTACAGCTATGCTGATTTCAGGTGGAGTTATATCTTGTGCAATTAGTTCTCAAGCAGTAGTGTGGTGGAATAAATACGATAGCTACGATAATCCACAAATAGCTCGCATAATTAATCAAGCCGATCATCCACTTTTAATCAGCGATCCTGGTGTAAGTTTTGGTTATATATTATCGCTTAGTTATTTGCTGGTTCCGGAAGTGCAGTTGCTATTATTTTCAGAGCCAAGTGTAACAGAAATTTCTACTGATGCCCAAAATATTTTTTTATATAGACCTTCCCAAAAATTGCGAAACCAACTGGAGAAAAGGTATACGGTAGTGCCAATTCAAGAATATAATAACTTCTGGAGGTTGGAGAGATAG
- the psaC gene encoding photosystem I iron-sulfur center protein PsaC — protein MSHSVKIYDTCIGCTQCVRACPTDVLEMVPWDGCKAGQIAASPRTEDCVGCKRCETACPTDFLSIRVYLSNAETTRSMGLAY, from the coding sequence ATGTCTCATAGCGTCAAAATTTACGATACCTGCATTGGCTGCACTCAATGTGTTCGTGCCTGCCCAACCGACGTGTTGGAAATGGTTCCCTGGGACGGCTGCAAAGCTGGTCAGATTGCTGCATCTCCGCGAACAGAAGATTGTGTAGGTTGCAAGCGGTGTGAAACTGCGTGTCCTACAGACTTCTTAAGCATTCGAGTTTATCTCAGTAATGCCGAAACTACTCGGAGTATGGGGCTTGCATATTGA
- a CDS encoding heme oxygenase (biliverdin-producing) — protein sequence MSNNLATKLREGTKKAHTMAENVGFVKCFLKGVVEKSSYRKLVGNFYYVYSAMEEEMERHCQHPIVSKIYFKELNRQRSLEQDLSYYYGANWKEQIELTPAGEAYVKRIREVSNTAPELLIAHSYTRYIGDLSGGQILKNIAQRAMNLSEGQGVAFYEFKDIPDEKAFKAGYRQALNEIPIDEATANQIVDEANAAFGLNMKLFNELEGNLIKAIGQMLFNTLTRRRTRGSTELATAE from the coding sequence ATGAGCAATAATTTAGCGACCAAGTTACGTGAGGGTACAAAAAAAGCACACACAATGGCAGAGAATGTCGGTTTTGTGAAGTGCTTTCTCAAAGGAGTCGTAGAGAAAAGTTCTTATCGCAAGCTAGTCGGCAATTTTTACTACGTCTACTCGGCAATGGAAGAAGAAATGGAACGGCATTGCCAGCACCCAATTGTCTCCAAGATTTACTTTAAGGAACTTAACAGACAACGTAGCTTAGAACAAGATCTCAGTTATTACTACGGTGCTAATTGGAAAGAGCAAATTGAGCTTACCCCAGCAGGCGAAGCTTACGTTAAGCGAATTCGCGAAGTTTCTAATACTGCACCAGAACTTCTAATCGCCCACTCTTACACCCGCTACATCGGTGATTTATCCGGCGGACAAATTCTCAAGAACATCGCGCAACGTGCCATGAACCTTTCTGAAGGACAGGGTGTTGCTTTCTACGAGTTCAAAGATATTCCTGATGAAAAAGCTTTCAAAGCAGGTTATCGTCAAGCTTTAAATGAAATCCCAATTGATGAAGCAACTGCAAACCAGATTGTTGATGAGGCAAATGCAGCGTTTGGGTTAAATATGAAGTTGTTTAACGAGCTAGAAGGCAACTTAATCAAAGCAATCGGTCAAATGTTATTCAACACCCTAACACGCCGTCGTACTCGCGGCAGCACCGAATTAGCGACTGCTGAGTAG
- the hemF gene encoding oxygen-dependent coproporphyrinogen oxidase yields MTTALNPQISSSQSPPPADAKARVKQLMQNLQDNICQELEQLDGIGKFREDSWDREEGGGGRSRVMRDGAVFEQGGVGFSEVWGSHLPPSILAQRPEAAGHKWFATGTSLVLHPRNPYVPTVHLNYRYFEAGPVWWFGGGADLTPYYPFAEDAKHFHTTLKQACDAHHSEYYPTFKQWCDEYFYLKHRQETRGVGGIFFDYQDGQGQLYRGPAPDGAAAAYSQSLGDLPRRSWEELFAFVQDCGNAFVSAYVPIVKRRKDTEYGDRERNFQLYRRGRYVEFNLVYDRGTIFGLQTNGRTESILMSLPPLVRWEYCYEPEPNTPEAKLYETFLKPQDWANWKT; encoded by the coding sequence ATGACGACTGCTTTAAATCCTCAGATATCTTCCTCCCAATCTCCACCACCAGCAGATGCAAAAGCCAGAGTTAAACAGCTAATGCAGAATCTGCAAGATAACATCTGTCAGGAATTAGAGCAACTGGATGGGATTGGTAAGTTTCGCGAAGATTCTTGGGATCGCGAAGAAGGTGGCGGTGGGCGATCGCGGGTGATGCGCGATGGTGCAGTTTTTGAACAAGGTGGCGTTGGCTTTTCAGAAGTTTGGGGTTCACACCTACCGCCTTCAATTTTGGCACAGCGTCCCGAAGCAGCAGGACATAAATGGTTTGCGACAGGTACTTCATTGGTGTTGCATCCGCGAAATCCCTATGTACCCACGGTTCACTTAAATTATCGTTACTTTGAAGCAGGTCCAGTATGGTGGTTTGGTGGCGGTGCAGATTTAACACCTTACTACCCGTTTGCTGAAGATGCTAAGCATTTTCACACGACTCTCAAGCAAGCTTGTGATGCTCACCACTCAGAATATTACCCAACCTTTAAGCAGTGGTGTGATGAGTACTTTTATCTCAAACATCGCCAGGAAACAAGAGGAGTTGGTGGCATCTTTTTTGACTACCAAGATGGGCAAGGACAGTTGTATCGCGGTCCTGCCCCAGATGGTGCAGCTGCTGCGTATAGTCAATCTTTAGGCGATTTACCGCGACGCAGTTGGGAAGAGCTTTTTGCTTTTGTGCAAGATTGTGGCAATGCTTTTGTATCAGCATATGTGCCAATTGTCAAGCGGCGTAAAGATACAGAGTATGGCGATCGCGAACGTAATTTCCAACTCTACCGTCGAGGTCGGTATGTAGAGTTTAATTTAGTCTATGACCGAGGTACAATTTTTGGTTTACAAACTAATGGGCGTACCGAGTCAATTTTGATGTCGCTACCGCCATTAGTACGTTGGGAATATTGCTACGAACCTGAACCAAATACTCCAGAAGCTAAGTTGTATGAAACCTTCTTAAAGCCGCAAGATTGGGCAAATTGGAAGACCTAA
- a CDS encoding Mrp/NBP35 family ATP-binding protein: protein MLETLNSSSILEVLRPVQDPELRKSLVELNMIRNVKIDNGKVSFTLVLTTPACPLREFIVEDCQKAVKQLPGVTDVAVDVTAETPQQKSLPDRTGISGVKNILAVSSGKGGVGKSTVAVNIAVALAQTGAKVGLLDADIYGPNAPTMLGLGETQVMVRQGQQGEVLEPAFNHGVKLVSMGFLIDRDQPVIWRGPMLNGIIRQFLYQVEWGELDYLIVDMPPGTGDAQLTLTQAVPMAGAVIVTTPQNVALLDSRKGLRMFQQMQVSVLGIVENMSYFIPPDMPDKQYDIFGSGGGEKTAAELGVPLLGCVPLEISLRQGGDRGVPIVVAQPDSASAKALKAIALSIAGKVSVAALT from the coding sequence ATGTTAGAAACACTCAACTCCAGTTCCATCTTAGAAGTTTTGCGTCCCGTGCAAGATCCAGAACTTCGCAAAAGTTTGGTGGAACTGAATATGATTCGTAATGTCAAGATTGACAATGGCAAGGTCAGCTTCACATTAGTTTTAACAACTCCAGCTTGTCCATTACGTGAATTCATTGTTGAAGACTGTCAAAAAGCCGTTAAACAGTTACCTGGTGTAACGGATGTTGCTGTGGATGTGACAGCCGAAACCCCACAACAAAAAAGCTTACCTGACCGTACTGGAATTTCTGGTGTCAAAAATATTTTGGCAGTTTCTAGTGGTAAAGGAGGGGTAGGAAAGAGTACCGTTGCCGTTAATATTGCCGTTGCCCTTGCCCAGACAGGAGCAAAAGTTGGGTTACTCGATGCTGATATTTATGGACCAAATGCGCCAACAATGCTAGGACTTGGAGAAACTCAAGTCATGGTACGGCAAGGTCAACAAGGTGAAGTGCTAGAACCTGCATTCAATCACGGTGTAAAACTGGTATCAATGGGATTTTTGATCGACCGCGATCAACCCGTGATTTGGCGAGGACCAATGCTCAATGGTATTATTCGCCAATTTTTGTATCAAGTTGAGTGGGGAGAACTTGACTATCTGATTGTTGATATGCCTCCAGGAACAGGAGATGCCCAGTTGACACTAACTCAAGCTGTACCAATGGCAGGTGCAGTAATTGTCACGACACCCCAAAATGTGGCATTACTTGATTCGCGTAAAGGCTTGCGGATGTTTCAACAAATGCAAGTATCTGTGTTGGGCATTGTAGAAAACATGAGCTACTTTATTCCCCCAGATATGCCAGACAAGCAATATGACATTTTTGGTTCTGGTGGTGGAGAAAAAACTGCAGCAGAACTTGGCGTACCCTTACTTGGATGCGTACCGCTAGAAATATCTCTGCGTCAAGGTGGCGATCGCGGTGTCCCAATCGTTGTTGCACAACCCGATTCTGCCTCTGCCAAAGCCCTAAAAGCGATCGCACTTAGTATTGCTGGTAAAGTCTCCGTCGCGGCTTTAACTTAG
- the rodA gene encoding rod shape-determining protein RodA has translation MLRILSPLRWKYWLAPWQQVDWLLLVAVVGLTVFGGVMIRSAELNQGLTDWWQHWLVGGIGLMLALFIARCRYENLLQWHWVTYALTNISLLIVILIGTTAKGAQRWIAIGGFNIQPSEFAKIGAIVTLAALLHSRTAATIPAVIRVLAVTAIPWLLVFIQPDLGTSLVFGAITLGMLYWGNANPGWLVLLVSPIVAVILFSVYLPAWFVWAATMSFIAWRTLPWHWLGALGAIAVNFAAGQLGHVLWGLLQEYQKDRLILFLNPEKDPLGGGYHLIQSRITIGAGKLWGQGLYQGTQTQLNFVPEQHTDFIFSAIGEEFGFVGGLAVLFVFWLICLRLVHIAQTAKDNFGSLLAIGVLSMVVFQAIVNIAMTIGLAPVTGIPLPWLSYGRSALLTNFIAIGIVESVANYRQKRIKF, from the coding sequence ATGTTGCGAATCTTATCTCCTCTGCGCTGGAAATATTGGCTAGCACCGTGGCAACAAGTTGACTGGTTGTTACTTGTTGCTGTTGTTGGCTTAACTGTGTTTGGTGGAGTTATGATCCGCAGTGCAGAATTAAATCAAGGATTGACTGATTGGTGGCAGCATTGGCTTGTAGGTGGTATTGGTCTGATGCTGGCGCTATTTATTGCGCGTTGTCGCTACGAAAACTTATTGCAGTGGCATTGGGTAACTTATGCCCTAACCAATATTTCGCTGTTGATTGTGATTTTGATTGGTACTACAGCCAAAGGTGCGCAACGTTGGATCGCTATTGGTGGCTTTAATATTCAGCCTTCAGAGTTTGCCAAAATTGGAGCGATCGTGACCTTAGCAGCACTTCTACACTCACGAACCGCAGCAACCATTCCGGCTGTGATTAGAGTGTTAGCCGTAACTGCGATTCCTTGGTTGTTAGTGTTTATCCAACCTGATTTAGGCACATCGCTTGTTTTTGGTGCGATTACGCTAGGAATGCTTTATTGGGGTAATGCTAATCCTGGTTGGTTGGTGTTACTAGTTTCTCCAATTGTCGCCGTTATTTTATTTAGTGTCTATCTACCTGCGTGGTTTGTCTGGGCTGCAACTATGAGTTTTATAGCTTGGCGAACTTTGCCTTGGCACTGGTTAGGGGCATTAGGTGCGATCGCCGTTAATTTTGCAGCTGGTCAATTAGGTCATGTCCTGTGGGGATTGTTACAAGAGTACCAAAAAGATCGCTTGATTTTGTTCCTCAACCCCGAAAAAGATCCGCTTGGTGGTGGCTACCATCTGATTCAATCGCGGATTACAATTGGCGCAGGCAAATTGTGGGGACAGGGTTTATATCAAGGAACGCAAACACAACTTAATTTTGTCCCAGAACAACACACAGACTTTATTTTCTCAGCAATTGGAGAAGAATTCGGCTTTGTTGGTGGTTTAGCAGTGTTATTTGTATTTTGGTTAATTTGCCTACGCTTGGTGCATATTGCTCAAACCGCTAAAGACAACTTTGGGTCTTTATTGGCTATTGGTGTTCTATCAATGGTTGTTTTCCAGGCGATCGTCAACATTGCTATGACTATTGGTCTTGCGCCTGTCACCGGAATTCCTTTACCCTGGCTGAGTTACGGACGCTCGGCATTACTCACCAACTTTATCGCAATTGGTATCGTTGAATCTGTCGCTAACTATCGCCAAAAACGAATTAAATTTTAA
- a CDS encoding polyketide cyclase / dehydrase and lipid transport: MRGWLSKIIHRKGRRFQCSLVRTYREISSASVDELWQKVVNLADVSWHPLLTSTNVPNGLVPKPGLIFQAVTRLGPIPIKIFVERVNPGEMMSVRVLSIPGVEERVIYRVESTVCGTCVSYSVTLSGWLSPLIWSLIKPRAAKVAAALAAATEQAANNALSSKPKSLKNSCFDF, from the coding sequence ATGCGAGGCTGGTTGTCCAAAATTATTCACCGCAAAGGTCGCCGGTTTCAATGTTCTTTAGTACGAACATACCGAGAAATTAGTTCTGCCTCGGTGGATGAACTTTGGCAAAAAGTCGTAAACTTAGCAGATGTTTCCTGGCACCCGTTGCTTACTAGCACTAATGTACCCAATGGTTTAGTCCCCAAACCAGGTCTCATTTTTCAAGCAGTAACGCGCCTTGGTCCGATTCCAATTAAGATTTTTGTCGAGCGCGTAAATCCTGGAGAAATGATGAGTGTAAGAGTGTTATCTATTCCAGGTGTTGAAGAACGAGTCATTTACAGAGTCGAGTCAACAGTCTGTGGCACTTGTGTATCTTATTCTGTGACATTGAGTGGTTGGTTATCACCTTTGATCTGGTCTTTAATTAAACCCCGTGCAGCAAAAGTTGCGGCTGCTTTGGCAGCTGCTACCGAACAGGCAGCAAATAATGCATTATCATCAAAACCAAAGTCTTTGAAAAATAGTTGTTTTGACTTTTAA
- a CDS encoding glycosyltransferase family 39 protein — protein sequence MRLYTSKNLTDKLRIPQKILFLVIVLLLIGIFFRFTNLDRKVYWYDETITSLRVAGYRQTEVVQQIFNAKEISVQALQKYQKINLKTTLLATTYSLATEAPQHPPLYFLVARFWTQWLGDSVATMRSLSALISILIFPCLYWLCLELFKTPLFGWIAVALMAVSPFHVLYAQEAREYSLWTVTTLLSSTTLLRAIRLKTKLSWIVYAATIVAGLYSFTFSLFIIIGHSIYIATTEKFRLTKIVKSYLFACFIVF from the coding sequence ATGAGATTATATACAAGTAAAAACTTAACAGATAAGTTAAGAATACCGCAAAAAATACTTTTTTTAGTCATAGTTTTATTATTGATAGGAATTTTCTTTCGATTTACTAACCTCGATCGAAAAGTTTACTGGTACGATGAAACTATAACATCGTTAAGAGTTGCGGGTTACAGACAGACCGAAGTAGTTCAGCAAATATTTAATGCTAAGGAAATCAGCGTTCAAGCTTTACAGAAATACCAAAAAATTAATCTAAAAACAACGTTACTTGCTACAACATATTCTTTAGCAACTGAAGCTCCACAGCATCCGCCTTTGTATTTCTTAGTTGCTCGATTCTGGACGCAATGGTTAGGTGATTCAGTTGCAACGATGAGAAGCTTATCTGCGTTGATTAGCATACTCATTTTCCCTTGTCTTTATTGGTTATGCCTAGAATTATTTAAAACTCCGCTGTTTGGATGGATAGCTGTTGCATTAATGGCAGTCTCGCCATTCCATGTGTTGTATGCTCAAGAAGCAAGAGAGTATAGTTTATGGACAGTCACAACTTTACTTTCAAGCACAACCTTACTTCGTGCAATACGGTTAAAGACTAAGTTGAGTTGGATAGTATATGCAGCAACAATAGTAGCAGGACTTTACTCATTTACATTTTCTCTATTCATCATAATTGGACATAGCATATATATAGCAACTACTGAAAAATTTAGATTAACTAAAATAGTTAAATCATATTTATTTGCCTGCTTTATAGTTTTTTAG
- a CDS encoding lipopolysaccharide biosynthesis protein, with translation MSFIEQPISKLKQKLSNQFISNLGWLSSAEVVTRVFRIGITAIVARFLTPYDYGLIAIITTINEFARVLMEVGIGAKIIQSDFKDLKQLCNSAYWLNWIIYTGIFVIQCLAAFPIAWFYRDTQLIFPICVAAIPYLIWPIAAIQCVLIQKENKLKILAISNTIKNLGSYTLLGIFAALGMGVWSFVLSWVLVAPIDVFIYYTYHSWRPNIEINTKYWKEFFRFGKNIFGTHLLKTLRNNLDYLIVGRFLGIKELGIYFFGFNAGLGISLSFISVLNTALFPHLCAASSNRFELKKHYLHSLKAIAAIIMPLVLLQTSLAPFYVPIVFGQKWVVAIPILMLICLSAIPRAFADAASLLLVAIGKPNLDLSWNVVFTTIFTTALLIGIHGQAIGVATTVFLVHVVTIPLFIYWTTAYVFHRTKNT, from the coding sequence GTGAGTTTTATCGAACAACCTATTAGTAAGCTAAAACAAAAGTTATCTAACCAGTTTATTTCTAATTTAGGCTGGCTCAGTAGTGCAGAAGTAGTTACTCGGGTTTTTCGTATAGGAATTACAGCTATTGTTGCACGATTTTTAACGCCATATGACTATGGTTTAATAGCAATTATTACAACAATTAATGAGTTTGCTAGGGTATTAATGGAGGTAGGTATTGGTGCAAAAATTATTCAGTCTGATTTTAAAGATTTAAAGCAGTTATGTAACTCAGCTTATTGGTTAAACTGGATTATCTATACAGGAATTTTTGTAATTCAGTGCTTAGCAGCTTTTCCTATTGCTTGGTTTTACCGTGACACGCAGTTGATTTTTCCAATCTGCGTAGCAGCAATACCCTATCTAATTTGGCCTATAGCTGCAATACAATGCGTTTTAATTCAGAAAGAAAACAAACTTAAGATTTTAGCAATTAGTAATACAATAAAAAATCTCGGCAGCTATACTTTACTAGGAATATTTGCTGCTTTAGGTATGGGAGTATGGTCATTTGTCCTATCTTGGGTTTTAGTTGCTCCTATTGATGTATTTATCTACTATACTTATCACTCGTGGCGTCCAAACATAGAAATAAATACAAAATATTGGAAAGAGTTTTTTCGTTTTGGTAAAAATATTTTTGGCACTCATTTACTAAAAACATTAAGAAATAATTTGGATTACTTAATTGTTGGTCGCTTTTTAGGAATTAAAGAATTAGGAATCTATTTTTTTGGTTTTAACGCAGGGCTAGGAATTAGCTTAAGTTTCATCTCTGTTCTTAATACAGCTTTATTCCCTCATCTGTGCGCAGCAAGCTCAAATCGGTTTGAGCTTAAGAAGCATTATTTGCACAGTCTTAAAGCTATTGCCGCAATTATTATGCCTTTAGTCTTACTACAGACAAGTTTAGCTCCTTTTTATGTCCCTATTGTGTTTGGACAAAAATGGGTAGTAGCTATTCCAATTTTAATGCTAATTTGCTTATCTGCAATTCCACGGGCTTTTGCAGATGCTGCTTCGCTATTATTAGTAGCTATAGGTAAACCTAACTTAGACTTATCCTGGAATGTAGTATTTACTACTATATTCACTACTGCATTACTTATTGGAATTCATGGACAAGCTATTGGAGTAGCTACAACTGTTTTCTTAGTTCATGTTGTCACTATACCTTTATTTATTTACTGGACTACAGCCTATGTATTTCACAGAACAAAGAACACTTAG